The Drosophila nasuta strain 15112-1781.00 chromosome 2L, ASM2355853v1, whole genome shotgun sequence genome window below encodes:
- the LOC132788763 gene encoding aminoacylase-1-like, with protein sequence MSYEEWSANEEIQYLRDYLRIPTVHPDPDYAPAVEFIKRQAEELQLPVSIFHPFDGKNPIVIITWEGDQPELPSIFLNSHMDVVPVFPENWSRAPFSADMDVCGNIYARGAQDMKCVGAWYMAAIRALKCNGLRFKRTIHICFVPDEEMGGRRGMRPFIDTEDFRKLNVGCGLDEGMASTGEAIPVYYGERTVWRMTFKASGQAGHGSLLLGNTAGEKIQYIINKMMALRQSQVDRLRSDKNLRIGDVTTVNLTRLGGGVQSNVIPPMLTAGFDTRLAIDVDLEKQEDQFQKWCAEAGGGIEIEFDQKHPFVKPSSICCSNNPFWATFKKATTDLGLTIEPQIFNGGTDSRYLRRVGIPAYGFSPLHHHPVLLHDHNEFINANVYLKGIEIYKRIISDLANVDG encoded by the exons ATGAGCTACGAAGAGTGGAGCGCAAATGAAGAGATACAATATCTACGCGATTATCTTCGGATACCGACAGTGCATCCAGATCCTGACTATG cGCCCGCTGTGGAGTTTATAAAACGTCAGGCCGAGGAGTTGCAGTTGCCCGTTTCTATCTTCCATCCCTTCGATGGTAAAAATCCCATAGTGATCATCACCTGGGAGGGTGATCAGCCGGAGCTGCCTTCGATCTTCCTCAATTCACATATGGATGTGGTCCCCGTTTTCCCCGAGAACTGGTCGCGTGCCCCATTTAGCGCCGATATGGATGTGTGTGGCAACATTTACGCTCGCGGTGCACAGGATATGAAATGTGTGGGCGCTTGGTATATGGCGGCTATAAGGGCATTGAAATGCAACGGATTGAGATTCAAGCGCACCATCCACATCTGCTTTGTACCAG ATGAGGAAATGGGAGGTCGCCGTGGCATGCGACCATTTATTGATACCGAAGACTTTCGCAAACTGAATGTGGGTTGTGGACTTGATGAGGGCATGGCTTCCACCGGCGAAGCAATTCCAGTTTACTATGGCGAACGCACCGTGTGGC GAATGACTTTTAAGGCCTCGGGACAAGCTGGTCATGGCTCGCTGTTGTTGGGTAACACAGCGGGCGAAAAgattcaatatataataaacaaaatgatgGCATTACGTCAGTCACAAGTGGATCGTTTGAGGAGCGACAAAAATCTCAGAATTGGCGATGTGACGACGGTGAATTTAACTCGACTTGGCGGCGGCGTACAGAGCAATGTGATACCGCCAATGTTAACAGCTGGCTTCGATACAAGGCTCGCAATCGATGTCGATTTGGAAAAGCAAGAGGATCAA TTTCAAAAGTGGTGCGCAGAGGCAGGCGGCGGTATTGAGATAGAATTTGATCAGAAACATCCATTTGTGAAACCCTCAAGCATTTGTTGTTCTAATAATCCCTTCTGGGCAACTTTCAAGAAGGCCACAACGGATTT AGGTCTAACAATTGAACCGCAGATTTTCAATGGAGGCACAGACAGTCGCTATTTGCGTAGAGTGGGAATTCCGGCCTATGGATTCTCTCCGTTGCACCATCATCCCGTCTTGTTGCACGATCACAATGAGTtcattaatgcaaatgtttacCTGAAAGGAATCGAAATTTATAAACGTATTATTAGCGATTTGGCTAATGTAGACGGTTGA